A region of the Ammospiza nelsoni isolate bAmmNel1 chromosome 14, bAmmNel1.pri, whole genome shotgun sequence genome:
TCCCCAGCAGAGGGAGGTGGATGTTTTGAAACGAAGGGGTTTTCTTTCATCTATTCCCACCTCTCCTCTGGCTTTGCCCCCTGCATCTCTCTGGATGTGCATCACACATGTAGCACACCCAGCACCCGCCAGCACTGCTCATCCATCTCACACACCTTAATCAATGGGAAACTTGAGGAAAAGCCCATAAACCGGATGGGAAGTGAGGATTGGATTTGCAATGTGCTGGTGCTAATGGAAACCATCCTTCACTGCATAATCAGAAGGAATGGTCACACAAAACCCATCATTTCTGCCCAGGGTGCTGTGAGGACCTGTGGGGTGGGGAGCCCTGGAGGCtccagtgtccctgcagtgatAACCCACAGTGATTTCAGTGAGCAACATCTTATGGTGAGAGTCACCAAACTCCCCAGTGCCTGCAAATTGTGGCAACAAATTGTCACATCGCTAATGCCAGTACAGCACTGTTTGCACACAGAAACCCTCCCAATCCCCATTTTGCTAATATTTGTAATTTCCCGGGATAAGCCTGCCTGTGGCACAGGGACTCACCTCCATCTGGCCCCTCCACGTATTTGCTGCCTGCAAATGGGTCAAAGCCAGcccagtgcaggagctgccagagcatTCTGGCCCTGTCTGATGCAGAACAGGCTCCCTATAAATTTCCCTTGGATTAATCTCACGGCTGAGCTGGGAGTACTTCCCTATTTCCTCAGACTCTCACTAGCTCACCTGCGCAGTGGCAGGGCTGGTACGAGTGGGTGGCACCAGACTGTGattttcctctccagctccagaGATGGGTTGTACTTACTGCTCCTTGGATGCCCCCTCACACCTGCACACCCAGGTAGGTTTTGCAAATCTGTTTGGGGCTCAGGAAGGTGTTTGCATTCAGAGAGATGGGGTGTGGGGCCCCAAATCTGGTCAGGGTCTGGAAAACAGACAGCACCTACTCCGGGAATCTGAGACCATCCTGGCTTGAGCAGCTGGTCATTGCCAGGGCCCTGGGAGCCCCGGGCACGTTTCTGAAGCTCGGATATGATTCAGGTGAAGCTCTGGTGTGATGTGAGTGGATGCAATGCCACTGAAACATCCTTTAATTTtgggcagctccctgccagcctgggcccGCACTGGCAGGGAGGCCTGTGGAGCAGAGCATCCCCGGGCTGCTCCTGAGCCGGCCTTTGTGTGCGCCACCACCTTCCCCAAACAAAGCCCAGTTTCTGATATCCCTCGAAGTCCCTGCTGTTCCCTAATGGCATCCGTGGGAGGCACAGTCAGCACTCCAGCCtgtctgccccagcctgtggctcATGGTGGTGCCCTACGGGTGTCCAGGTTTATCCCGAGTCCTGTCCCAAAACCCTCCCCACCCGTCTGGGGTTcgcctgggggtgcaggggggatGCCAGGGGTGTgggggcagtgctggagagaTGCAGGGGAGGTGCAGTGGGATGTGCCCGTGGGGGTTGTACAGGGAGGTGAGGGAGATGCCTGGGGGGATGCAGGGAGAACGGGGTGGGGGAGATGTGGGCAGTGCCAAGCATTCCAGGGAGACAGAGGGGAAGGGGCTCAGACTGGCTGCCCAGGGGGGATGCTACGTGGGGAATGGAGGCAGGGAATGCACGATGGGGGGACGGCTGAGGGAATGCAGGGGCAATGTGGGGAGTCTCTCTGCGGGGTTCAGGGGGTACCTGCAGAGCAGATCTGGGAGGATGCATGGAGGGCTGCCCGGGGGGAATGCAGATGCACAAAAGAAGATGCAGTGCCGGGGCATGCAGGGGGATGCGGGGGCGATGCGGGGGTTCTCTCTGAAGGGTGCCATGGGTTACCTGAGGAGCAGAGTTGGGAGCATGCATGGGGGCTGCCTgcgggggaaggaggggaggtgCCCCGGGGAATCGGGAGCACAAAGGACGATGAAGTGGGGCGCAGGGGGAAACCCggggggcagtgctggggcatgCAGAGGGATGCGGAGGGATGCAGGTGGTTGTTCACGGAGCAGCACCGGGGCGCGCAGGGGAGGATGCAGCGGGTACAGGGGATTGCCCGGTCACATGCGGGGAAAGGCAGGGGGGGTTCCGCGGAGCAGCACCGCGGCACCCGGAGGGACTCAGGGGGTCTGCTGGGGGACCAGCGCCGAACGCGCAGGGGCAGTGCCGGGGGGCACAGGGAGTTGTCCGGAGGTGCGCGGGGAAGGGACAGAGCCGGTCCGGGGAGCTGCCCGGGGTCGGGCGGGGGCCGCAGAGGTGCGCGGGGGGTTCCGGGAGCAGCGGCGGGCACGCAGCGGGGCTgcccggcggcgggcggggggacGCGggggggcagcgccgggggccGCCCCGTCCGCCCGCTCTCCCGGGCCCTCCCCGCCccccccgagcatccccccGCCCCCGCGGGCTGCGGGGCCGGTTAAAAGGCGCAGCGCCCCGCTccgcccagcccggcccggccccgcaccatgcccgccgccggccccggcgcggggagcgcggccgccccgccgcccgcccgcctctgcctgctggccctggcGCTGCCGCTGGCGCTGcccgggcgcggggccgccgccgaGCCCGCCCGCACCGTCTACACCAACCACTGGGCCGTGCGGGTGCGGGGGGGCCCCGCCGAGGCCGCCCGCCTCGCCGCCGCCTACGGCTACATCAGCCTGGGGCAGGTaaggggcggcggggccgggggctccGGGAGCGGGCAGGTGCCGGGGCACCGGGAGCGGGGGATGCGGGGCATGCGGGGCCGGGGGGTCGCACCGGGGAGCTGCCGGGGGTTCCGGCACCGAGAGCCTGCGGGGGATCGGGAGCTGCCGGGGGTCCCGCAGCCGGAGAGGAGCCGAGGGTTCCGGGAAGCTACCGAGGGTCCCGGGATCGGAAAGGCGGAGCGGTCTCGGGAAACTGCCGGGGATTCCGGCACTGGGAGCCTGCGGCAGATCCCGGCGTGGGGAGCTCGGCGCCGGGGAGCTGCCCGGGGTGTCGCACTGGGACTCCCGGTACCGGGAAGCCGACGATGGTCCCGGGAccggggaggcggcgggggtCCCGCGGAACTGCCGGCACTCCCGGGACGGGGGCAGGATCCCAGGAGCGGGAGCGGACCCCGAGATCTCCCAGCTGGCGGAGGTCTCGCCGAGCTGCCCGGTCTCCGAGGCGATGCCGGGTGTCCCGGGAGCGGGCGATGAGCCCCCGGAGCGGTCGGGATGGGAACGGGGCCGGTGCGGGGATGCTGTCGGAGCGCTCTGGCCCGGGGGCGGGCTCCCCCCGGCTGGACGCCCCTCCTCGAGGTGCCCTCGCCCCGCACCGCTGGGGGGTTGCACAAGTTCCTCCCACCCCGGAAAGTTGTATTTGTGGGTTTAGCAAACTTTGGACTCTCTGGCCCGGGTTTTTATCGGAGATCTTGGGAACACAGAGAACTTTTGCTTTCAAACCCCCGCAGAACACTGGTGTCTTAAAAGAGATTTTCCGCACAGCAgctcattttcctttcaatttcTTCATCCTCTGCAATCCCAGATGCAGGCTGGTGTCCTCGGAGTTTGTTCCAGAGTTTATTGCCATGGCGCTGCCCGGCGCTTTTTTGGCTGGGTGACACTTCAGGTTGTCCTCCTGCCCAAGGTGTCTCCCGGACTACAAATTATAACCTTGC
Encoded here:
- the LOC132079658 gene encoding basic proline-rich protein-like → MQDTGTSPGATAVTNSVGGPERAILQAPICNPQGNIFKTMCDPGARVTFLRPDQGWLQWNSREQTAPSARACPGSPRHGRGTKPGGRNEPARNEQAFEGELVQPPSGAGRGHLEEGRPAGGSPPPGQSAPTASPHRPRSHPDRSGGSSPAPGTPGIASETGQLGETSASWEISGSAPAPGILPPSRECRQFRGTPAASPVPGPSSASRYRESQCDTPGSSPAPSSPRRDLPQAPSAGIPGSFPRPLRLSDPGTLGSFPEPSAPLRLRDPRQLPIPRRLSVPEPPAAPRCDPPAPHAPHPPLPVPRHLPAPGAPGPAAPYLPQADVAVGGGEAGGLGGAPPHPHGPVVGVDGAGGLGGGPAPGQRQRQRQGQQAEPAGAGGCSGGAGRARESGRTGRPPALPPRVPPPAAGQPRCVPAAAPGTPRAPLRPPPDPGQLPGPALSLPRAPPDNSLCPPALPLRVRRWSPSRPPESLRAAPMHAPNSAPQASPSPPCTTPTGTSHCTSPASLQHCPHTPGIPPAPPGEPQTGSKYVEGPDGGDKIALDALAGLDSTWAEGTALGHRNRAGWGMRRPAAPADVGSIVASACPHPLEQRKGCISSFPPTVPLPRSLPRGRGTKIPRRAVPRVSGSSRGGQEQPRSPGSPGSPGLPAAGAPGRH